The following proteins are encoded in a genomic region of Euryarchaeota archaeon:
- the hisC gene encoding histidinol-phosphate transaminase: MSGTWLARRSLALAKAYAEEPGGGVILNNNSNIFPPNPAIEKALRLADPVKLAGYPSTDSRDLKTALSKRYGLSPETLVTANGSNEIIDLVIRAFTEPGDAVVFHPPTFEMIEVFARVNLASPVAVPLSAAFDLDVEGLTAAQGKVTFILRPNNPTGAAFPAREVMEIVKGLEGLVVVDEAYIEFAGPSLLGDLVDRGNALVLRTFSKAFGLAGFRVGWAAGAPPLIEAIAKVRGPFKLNAVSEMVAVAALEDTSYVDGVVAEVRRQRAILCSGVRDIGIEAFDSDANFVLMRPPMDAHAFARGLGERGLSIRRFDARLRDFVRVSVGPAEVTKLFLEKAAETVSEAPR, from the coding sequence ATGAGCGGGACGTGGCTCGCGAGGCGGTCTCTCGCGCTCGCCAAGGCGTACGCGGAGGAACCTGGAGGTGGCGTCATCCTCAACAACAATTCCAATATCTTCCCCCCGAACCCCGCGATCGAAAAAGCCCTGCGTCTTGCCGACCCTGTGAAGCTCGCCGGTTACCCCAGCACCGATTCGCGTGACCTCAAGACGGCGCTTTCGAAGCGGTACGGCCTCTCGCCCGAAACGTTGGTCACGGCGAACGGCAGCAACGAGATAATAGACCTGGTCATCCGCGCCTTCACGGAGCCCGGCGACGCCGTCGTCTTCCACCCGCCGACTTTCGAGATGATAGAGGTCTTCGCCCGCGTGAACCTCGCAAGCCCCGTCGCCGTCCCGCTTTCTGCGGCATTCGACCTGGATGTCGAGGGACTCACGGCGGCGCAAGGAAAGGTCACCTTCATCCTGCGGCCGAACAACCCCACTGGCGCCGCGTTTCCCGCCCGCGAGGTCATGGAGATAGTGAAGGGGCTTGAAGGCCTCGTCGTCGTGGATGAGGCCTACATCGAATTCGCGGGACCGTCGCTCCTTGGCGACCTGGTCGACCGGGGAAACGCCCTTGTGCTTCGCACGTTCTCGAAGGCGTTCGGCCTTGCAGGTTTTCGTGTAGGTTGGGCCGCGGGGGCTCCACCCCTCATCGAGGCCATCGCGAAGGTCCGCGGGCCCTTCAAACTGAACGCCGTCTCGGAGATGGTGGCCGTGGCCGCGCTCGAGGACACCTCCTACGTCGACGGCGTCGTCGCCGAGGTCCGACGCCAACGGGCGATCCTCTGCAGCGGTGTGCGGGACATAGGCATCGAGGCATTCGACAGCGACGCGAACTTCGTCTTGATGAGGCCGCCGATGGACGCGCACGCGTTCGCCCGGGGCCTTGGAGAGCGGGGCCTTTCCATCAGGCGCTTCGACGCGCGGTTACGCGACTTCGTGAGGGTCAGCGTGGGACCGGCCGAGGTGACCAAGCTTTTCTTGGAGAAAGCCGCGGAGACGGTATCGGAGGCGCCGCGATGA
- the hisH gene encoding imidazole glycerol phosphate synthase subunit HisH produces MTVQVDLVNYGVGNLHSIRKALETAGAVVDVRTPDQGLTGDAVVLPGVGAFGEAARRLAPMRDELVDHVRVGRPLLGVCLGLQLLFESSDESPGAGLGVIKGRVRRLENSRLPQIGWNEVALQPDPLWQGFETRTHVYFVNSFAPVPEEDVEIASAVCGKRFTAAVRKVNAWGVQFHPEKSSVKGLLVVKNFVRLAEGMKK; encoded by the coding sequence ATGACGGTGCAAGTCGATCTCGTGAACTACGGCGTGGGTAACCTCCACAGTATCCGCAAGGCGCTCGAGACCGCCGGAGCCGTCGTCGACGTCCGCACACCCGACCAGGGGTTGACGGGGGACGCCGTCGTGCTTCCCGGTGTGGGGGCCTTTGGCGAGGCCGCAAGGCGGCTCGCCCCAATGCGAGACGAGCTCGTCGACCACGTACGAGTGGGCCGACCGCTCCTCGGGGTATGCCTCGGGCTCCAGCTCCTCTTCGAATCGAGCGACGAGTCGCCCGGGGCCGGCCTCGGTGTGATCAAGGGCCGTGTGCGCCGCCTCGAAAACAGCCGGCTTCCCCAGATAGGCTGGAACGAGGTGGCCTTGCAGCCGGACCCGCTCTGGCAGGGGTTCGAAACACGCACCCACGTCTATTTTGTCAACAGTTTCGCCCCCGTGCCCGAGGAAGACGTGGAGATCGCGAGTGCCGTCTGCGGCAAGCGGTTCACGGCAGCAGTGAGAAAGGTTAACGCATGGGGCGTGCAATTCCACCCCGAGAAGTCCTCCGTAAAGGGACTCTTGGTAGTGAAGAACTTCGTGCGACTCGCCGAGGGTATGAAGAAATGA
- a CDS encoding 1-(5-phosphoribosyl)-5-[(5-phosphoribosylamino)methylideneamino]imidazole-4-carboxamide isomerase, whose amino-acid sequence MMVIPSIDIRQGRCVQLVGGDPSKVKVSIDDVEGQVERWASTGASMIHVIDLDAALGAGSNWDTIARLVTTTDVPFQVGGGLRSVELIRRAVDAGVKRVIVGTKAIKDQKWLENVAAEFGDKVVVAVDARGGEVVVSGWTEGSGLRLVDYARSIDKLGLGALFFTDVDGEGKLTGINERLVKTLVEAVETPVIASGGISTMDDLYMLKDLGVDGAVIGMALYTGRIDLRQAVKELES is encoded by the coding sequence ATGATGGTCATTCCAAGTATCGACATCCGCCAGGGGCGTTGCGTGCAGCTCGTCGGCGGCGACCCGTCGAAGGTAAAAGTCTCCATAGACGACGTGGAGGGCCAGGTCGAAAGATGGGCATCGACCGGCGCCAGCATGATCCACGTCATAGACCTCGACGCAGCGCTCGGGGCCGGGAGCAACTGGGACACTATCGCAAGGCTCGTGACGACGACCGATGTGCCGTTCCAGGTCGGCGGTGGGCTGCGCTCCGTGGAACTCATCCGGCGCGCTGTGGACGCGGGCGTCAAGCGCGTCATCGTGGGGACGAAGGCGATCAAGGACCAGAAGTGGCTCGAAAACGTCGCCGCCGAGTTCGGCGACAAGGTCGTCGTGGCTGTGGACGCAAGAGGCGGCGAGGTCGTGGTCTCGGGTTGGACGGAGGGGTCTGGTCTTCGCCTCGTCGACTACGCGCGCTCCATCGACAAACTTGGCCTGGGGGCGCTCTTCTTCACCGACGTCGACGGCGAAGGCAAACTCACGGGGATCAACGAACGGCTCGTGAAGACCCTGGTCGAGGCCGTCGAGACGCCCGTCATCGCCTCCGGGGGCATCAGCACCATGGACGACCTCTACATGCTCAAAGACCTCGGCGTCGACGGGGCGGTCATCGGCATGGCGCTTTACACGGGACGCATCGACCTACGTCAGGCCGTGAAGGAGCTTGAGTCGTAG